The following are encoded together in the Pedobacter sp. D749 genome:
- a CDS encoding ABC transporter permease: MDNSPSKKVWLKFKRNKFAFGGLVFILLLMIMGILGYLIMPDDSPNANIQILQLNKKKPGSTFTFLIISRNPKIEKLNFFERMLNGQTPSFKSIPITSYQIKDKDVFVQEYIGEDEKAKETRYELKDLCSNCVLPSKIGTPQALFEENNIYTRTYILGTDIYGRDLLSRLILGIRVSLSVGLMAVLISLFIGVSLGAIAGYFGGRIDAAISWFMNVVWSLPSLLLVIAISFALGKGFWQIFIAVGLSTWVDVARLVRGQVMALKEVEFVEAARALGFSTSRTIIKHILPNIAGPILVVASSNFASAILLETGLSFLGFGAQPPMPSWGSMIKEHYGYIIMDAAYLAVLPGLAIMFTVYAFNVLAIGLRDAFDVKGQSVTV; this comes from the coding sequence ATGGATAATAGCCCATCAAAAAAAGTATGGTTAAAGTTTAAACGGAATAAATTTGCCTTCGGCGGATTGGTTTTTATTTTACTGTTAATGATAATGGGCATTTTAGGCTACCTGATTATGCCAGACGATTCTCCAAATGCAAATATTCAGATTCTTCAATTAAATAAAAAGAAACCGGGGAGTACATTTACATTTTTAATTATCAGCCGGAACCCTAAAATAGAAAAGCTTAACTTTTTTGAGCGGATGCTGAATGGGCAGACACCAAGCTTTAAAAGTATCCCGATTACTTCTTACCAGATAAAAGATAAAGATGTTTTTGTACAGGAATATATTGGTGAGGATGAAAAAGCCAAAGAAACCAGGTATGAACTAAAAGATTTATGTTCAAATTGTGTTTTACCTTCAAAAATAGGAACACCACAAGCGCTCTTCGAAGAAAATAACATCTATACACGCACCTATATTTTAGGGACTGATATTTATGGCCGGGATTTATTAAGCCGGTTGATTTTAGGTATAAGAGTTTCGTTATCTGTAGGTTTAATGGCTGTTCTGATCTCTCTTTTTATTGGCGTGAGTTTAGGAGCCATTGCGGGTTATTTTGGTGGCAGGATAGATGCAGCCATCAGTTGGTTTATGAATGTGGTTTGGTCGTTACCATCATTGCTGCTCGTTATTGCGATATCTTTCGCTTTGGGGAAAGGCTTTTGGCAGATCTTTATTGCAGTCGGTTTATCAACCTGGGTAGATGTGGCCCGATTGGTACGTGGGCAGGTGATGGCTTTAAAAGAAGTAGAGTTTGTTGAAGCTGCCAGAGCCTTAGGTTTTAGCACTAGCCGAACCATTATCAAACACATACTGCCAAACATCGCCGGTCCGATTTTAGTGGTTGCCTCATCCAATTTTGCATCTGCTATATTGTTAGAAACCGGCTTGAGCTTTTTAGGCTTTGGTGCGCAACCACCCATGCCAAGCTGGGGGAGCATGATTAAAGAACATTATGGTTATATCATTATGGACGCAGCTTACCTCGCCGTTTTGCCCGGTTTAGCCATTATGTTTACGGTATATGCCTTTAATGTACTTGCCATAGGTTTACGCGATGCTTTTGATGTAAAAGGCCAGAGCGTGACCGTTTAA
- a CDS encoding glycosyltransferase, whose amino-acid sequence MEILNLISLISAALTLIYGFLVLNFIRGWHNLVYFIPQKSDPRTKVSIIVAARDEEENIAKTINDLIAQQYPKALTEIIIIDDHSTDRTAEIVLSYADSNVKLIKLNEDRALNSYKKKAIQTAIGTCSGDLIITTDADCRMGHNWLVTIVNLYEQKNYKMISSPVAYFQEKSFFERLQSLEFLYLIGLGASTIGNKQPSTCNGANLAYEKTTFYEVGGFQGIDDLASGDDELLLHKIAAKYPDQIGFLKNREAIVYTHAKETLGSFIQQRKRWASKSTRYKNKAIIVLGVLIWIFNLSILANFITGLFIPGFLTVTFYQLLVKMVLETLFLWDVTGFAKRRSLLILIPVLNVLHVIYMVYIGIAGNSGKYNWKGRMVR is encoded by the coding sequence TTGGAAATCTTAAATCTAATTAGTCTTATATCTGCTGCTTTAACCTTAATTTATGGTTTTTTAGTGCTTAATTTTATCAGAGGATGGCATAACCTGGTCTATTTTATACCACAAAAATCTGATCCCCGAACCAAAGTTTCTATTATAGTTGCGGCAAGGGATGAGGAAGAGAATATTGCCAAAACGATTAATGACCTGATTGCTCAGCAATATCCTAAAGCTCTAACAGAGATTATTATTATTGATGACCATTCTACTGACAGAACAGCGGAAATTGTGTTGAGCTATGCCGACAGTAATGTGAAACTAATTAAGTTAAATGAGGATAGGGCATTAAACTCGTATAAGAAGAAAGCCATACAAACAGCTATCGGCACCTGCTCCGGCGATCTGATCATTACCACTGATGCGGATTGCAGGATGGGACATAATTGGCTGGTTACCATTGTAAACTTATACGAGCAAAAGAACTATAAAATGATCTCTTCGCCTGTAGCTTATTTTCAGGAGAAAAGTTTCTTTGAGCGATTACAGTCCTTAGAATTTCTTTATCTTATTGGCTTAGGCGCATCTACCATAGGAAACAAACAGCCATCTACTTGTAATGGTGCAAATTTGGCCTATGAAAAAACAACTTTTTATGAAGTTGGTGGCTTTCAGGGAATAGATGATCTGGCATCAGGCGATGATGAGCTGCTGTTGCATAAAATTGCGGCCAAATATCCAGATCAGATTGGTTTCCTTAAAAATAGAGAAGCCATTGTGTACACCCATGCAAAAGAAACCTTAGGCTCGTTTATACAGCAGCGCAAACGTTGGGCTTCAAAGAGTACCCGTTATAAAAACAAGGCGATTATCGTTTTGGGAGTGTTGATTTGGATCTTCAATCTATCCATTCTTGCAAATTTTATCACCGGACTTTTTATTCCGGGGTTTTTAACCGTCACATTTTATCAATTATTGGTTAAAATGGTTTTAGAAACATTATTTTTATGGGATGTAACGGGCTTTGCTAAAAGGCGCAGTTTACTCATTTTAATACCTGTTTTAAATGTGCTTCATGTAATTTACATGGTGTACATCGGCATTGCCGGAAATAGCGGAAAATACAATTGGAAAGGCAGAATGGTTAGATAA